In a single window of the Rhodamnia argentea isolate NSW1041297 chromosome 2, ASM2092103v1, whole genome shotgun sequence genome:
- the LOC115755676 gene encoding S-locus-specific glycoprotein S13-like produces the protein MELELRRGHLQTMAKIAFILFVVNAIGLSLAANIMGTNQSISCGETLVSSDLTFELGFFTRGNSSMSYLGIWYKFSPQTVVWVANRDNPLADRNGVIRFSNVSNLVVLNQSNGVVWSSKLSRVLRNLVAQLLDSGSLVLWDKSGSSVDEAYSWQSFDYPTDMLLPSLKLGLNLKTGLEWHLTAWKSINDPSPGDYINVLKLSSGSTSV, from the coding sequence ATGGAGTTAGAACTTAGAAGAGGACATCTGCAAACAATGGCAAAGATAGCATTTATTTTGTTCGTTGTCAATGCGATCGGTTTGTCACTTGCAGCCAATATTATGGGCACGAACCAGTCCATCAGTTGCGGAGAAACATTGGTTTCTTCGGACCTAACCTTTGAGTTAGGATTCTTTACTCGTGGCAATTCGAGCATGAGCTACTTGGGCATATGGTACAAGTTCAGTCCTCAAACAGTCGTGTGGGTTGCTAATAGAGATAACCCGCTAGCCGATAGGAACGGTGTTATCAGATTTAGCAATGTGAGCAATCTAGTTGTTCTCAACCAGTCGAATGGTGTTGTTTGGTCTTCGAAGTTGTCCAGGGTCCTCCGCAATCTAGTTGCGCAGCTCTTGGATTCGGGAAGTCTTGTTCTTTGGGATAAATCCGGTTCGAGTGTTGATGAAGCCTATTCATGGCAAAGCTTTGATTACCCGACCGACATGCTTTTACCCAGTCTGAAGCTGGGGTTGAATTTGAAAACGGGCCTCGAATGGCATCTGACTGCGTGGAAAAGCATAAACGACCCTTCTCCTGGAGATTACATAAATGTGTTAAAACTATCGTCAGGGTCTACCTCAGTATGA